A stretch of the Porifericola rhodea genome encodes the following:
- a CDS encoding CSLREA domain-containing protein produces the protein MSKLSLLLSTALCLFFFACEQDDRITFYVNTTSDFGDNSPGDDVCGLGGSCSLRAALEEAALGDKKSITIILPTGRYRLDAGQLEINGKILHIRGQHIDHTIIDA, from the coding sequence ATGTCAAAGCTTAGCCTACTACTCTCTACTGCTCTTTGTCTGTTCTTTTTTGCCTGCGAACAGGACGATAGAATTACTTTTTATGTAAATACTACAAGTGATTTTGGGGATAACAGCCCGGGGGACGATGTCTGCGGTTTGGGAGGTAGCTGTAGCCTGCGTGCAGCTCTTGAAGAAGCCGCTTTGGGCGACAAAAAATCCATTACTATCATTCTTCCGACAGGCCGATATCGCCTGGATGCAGGGCAGCTGGAAATCAATGGCAAAATTCTGCATATCCGCGGTCAGCACATAGACCATACGATAATAGACGCGTAG
- a CDS encoding choice-of-anchor Q domain-containing protein — MFRGGGLCIDSDGLVALNRVIVRHNVTGKGGGGGGGGIYNQGKLTINNSLIEANIGGNIGGGIGHHGEQLTINNSAIVNNEGYRSGLTLGGQAVLKNVTISGNHQSDDSFTATGGWGVTVFASVHMRNVTITDNGNTKVWMDLSNRGGGVLVTSQGRLTMQNSLVAENEVYDISGSITSNGFNLVGNAGQLNVLAASGDQLGSATRPINPRLDDLSYTGGFTPTHALLPGSPAIDGGSNLAPISDPTSCLSKDQRGVSRPQDGDGRLPNVCDIGAFELEP, encoded by the coding sequence GTGTTTAGAGGAGGAGGGCTTTGCATAGATAGTGATGGACTGGTAGCCTTAAACAGAGTAATAGTAAGGCATAACGTGACAGGCAAAGGTGGTGGCGGCGGCGGTGGCGGTATCTACAATCAGGGTAAGCTTACTATTAACAACTCACTTATAGAAGCTAATATTGGAGGTAATATTGGTGGTGGTATAGGGCATCATGGTGAGCAATTAACTATCAATAATAGTGCTATTGTCAACAATGAAGGTTATCGCTCGGGGCTGACACTAGGAGGCCAGGCTGTCCTGAAAAATGTAACTATCAGCGGAAATCATCAGTCCGATGACAGCTTTACTGCTACCGGAGGGTGGGGCGTAACAGTTTTTGCCAGTGTGCATATGCGAAATGTTACCATCACTGATAATGGAAACACGAAAGTATGGATGGATCTTAGTAATCGTGGAGGGGGAGTTTTAGTAACGAGCCAGGGAAGACTAACGATGCAAAACTCTTTAGTGGCTGAAAATGAAGTGTACGACATCTCTGGAAGTATTACATCTAATGGCTTTAACCTGGTAGGCAATGCTGGTCAACTTAATGTATTGGCAGCCTCAGGAGACCAGCTAGGTAGTGCTACTCGTCCTATCAATCCGAGGCTGGACGATTTGAGTTATACTGGAGGTTTTACACCTACCCATGCTTTACTCCCAGGAAGCCCGGCAATAGATGGTGGCTCTAATCTGGCCCCTATTTCAGATCCTACATCCTGTCTTTCTAAAGACCAAAGGGGGGTATCTCGTCCTCAGGATGGTGATGGCCGCCTGCCTAACGTATGCGATATAGGAGCCTTTGAGCTTGAGCCTTAA